The genomic window CGTGATTCGTGTTTCTTAGTATATAAATTGAAGCGTAATGTGGATTTAAATTCACATGTTTCGCTTTCTCCTTTGGCAATCAAATCCAACCATTCGCTTTCGGTATCTCCTGATTCAATGGTTTGATTTTGAAGTTGACTGAGTTGTTCCCTCAACTTCTTTTGGTTGACAGACATTTCGATTTTAGGTCGAATTCTCGAAATAACAATGTCAGGATCAAAAGGCTTAGTGATGTAATCGATGGCACCCAAAGCAAATCCTTTTTTCTCATCTTCAGGATCGACTTTAGAGGTTAAGAAAATCACGCTAAGATGTTCCAACTCTGGATCGGATTTCATGGTCTTAAGTACTTCATATCCATCCATTTCAGGCATTACAATATCCAATAAAACCAAGTCGGGTTGAGGAGCTTTTTTGGCCAACTCTAAGGCTTTTTTTCCGTTTAGGGCTACTTTGATTTTGTATTCATTTCCTAGTAGTCCGCGCAACATGTCTATATTTTCAGCAGCATCGTCAACAATTAGGATGCAATTTTTTGTGTCTGTCATATTAAAAAAATGGGTCGTAATCTTTAAAACGTTCAATTTAATAGGTTTAAGGTAGAGAAAAAAACGAATGTTAGGAAATATTGATTAATCAA from Flammeovirga yaeyamensis includes these protein-coding regions:
- a CDS encoding response regulator, translating into MTDTKNCILIVDDAAENIDMLRGLLGNEYKIKVALNGKKALELAKKAPQPDLVLLDIVMPEMDGYEVLKTMKSDPELEHLSVIFLTSKVDPEDEKKGFALGAIDYITKPFDPDIVISRIRPKIEMSVNQKKLREQLSQLQNQTIESGDTESEWLDLIAKGESETCEFKSTLRFNLYTKKHESRIENQCLKSVAAFLNGNGGTLFVGVNDDGEPIGMKPDAFKNEDKLMLHWHNLVREYIGADMAQFIHTKVVDLKEEQVLIIQCDPSSRPVFMTRDGDEAFYVRMGNSSQSLKPSEMLAYVDSRYGTAR